A DNA window from Primulina tabacum isolate GXHZ01 chromosome 12, ASM2559414v2, whole genome shotgun sequence contains the following coding sequences:
- the LOC142520807 gene encoding uncharacterized protein LOC142520807 isoform X1 produces the protein MDEPVKSDSRLEVSVSFGRFENDALSWEKWSTFSPNKYLDEAGSLSTPGSVAQKKAYFEAHYKKIATQKSEQLEQDNPMEPPVASSQEEPTIHNHNESSSGMHANFESCNGVVAHEAMADEAKGEEVSTLVADQGACSNGFTDIAILEEEKEEACSAVEDLNLMDEEAKKELNVLIADHWLNREEAVPAEEETPLKDPEHAEHPPKSKNIVEQVTEPRKRSSKINAGNINQKVTQNKKERNLTGTKIKVVSPAAKHSQASTPKYLKPSLISTPTSASLYGKKKLNRSMVVESKRAAPTSLHMSLSLGPAKSSTPFGMTRKSLIMEKMGDKDIVRRAFKSFQCQINGYPTDEKSSTLKQVSSTASEMKISHSLTPKKENQGLRIAAGKMVNLRKQPEQQSKPLLLGSHKSSGLDKKNTIIVSASVGLKGDEKDEKRREQFLRNLEAKSIAREAENAQLSAKSKDEKTPEIRKLRQSHNFKANPLPSFYRRQGKDNPEKDSAGNKTVHRRPAAASSNR, from the exons ATGGATGAGCCGGTGAAATCTGATTCTAGACTTGAAGTGTCAGTTTCATTTGGTAGGTTTGAGAACGATGCACTTTCTTGGGAGAAGTGGTCAACATTCTCTCCAAATAAGTATTTGGATGAAGCTGGAAGTTTATCAACTCCTGGATCTGTAGCCCAGAAGAAAGCATACTTTGAAGCCCACTACAAGAAGATTGCTACTCAAAAATCCGAGCAATTGGAGCAAGATAACCCAATGGAACCTCCTGTTGCTTCTAGTCAAGAAGAGCCAACAATCCATAATCATAATGAGAGTTCATCTGGGATGCATGCTAACTTTGAATCATGCAATGGTGTAGTTGCGCACGAAGCTATGGCCGATGAGGCAAAAGGTGAAGAGGTATCAACTCTAGTGGCTGATCAGGGAGCCTGCAGTAATGGCTTCACGGATATAGCCATTTTGGAAGAGGaaaaggaggaagcttgtagtgCTGTGGAGGATCTAAATCTTATGGATGAGGAAGCTAAGAAAGAGTTGAATGTTCTCATAGCTGATCACTGGTTGAACAGAGAAGAAGCTGTACCAGCTGAGGAAGAGACTCCTCTAAAGGATCCTGAACACGCAGAACATCCACCTAAAAGCAAGAATATAGTAGAACAAGTAACCGAACCAAGGAAACGAAGTTCCAAGATCAATGCAGGAAATATAAATCAAAAG GTAACCCAAAATAAAAAGGAGAGAAATTTGACTGGTACAAAAATTAAAGTTGTATCACCTGCTGCTAAGCATTCACAGGCTTCTACTCCTAAATATTTGAAGCCATCTTTAATTTCCACACCCACCTCTGCCTCCCTGTACGGAAAGAAGAAGTTGAACCGATCAATGGTGGTAGAAAGCAAGAGAGCTGCTCCAACATCCCTGCATATGTCTCTTAGCTTGGGGCCTGCAAAATCTTCAACTCCTTTCGGAATGACTAGGAAGTCTCTGATAATGGAGAAAATGGGGGATAAGGATATTGTTAGGCGAGCTTTTAAGAGTTTCCAGTGTCAAATAAATGGATATCCCACCGATGAAAAATCTAGTACATTAAAGCAG GTTTCATCAACAGCATCTGAGATGAAGATCTCCCATTCTCTAACTCCTAAAAAGGAAAATCAAGG ACTGAGAATTGCTGCAGGAAAGATGGTGAATCTAAGGAAACAGCCGGAACAGCAATCAAAGCCTTTGCTCTTGGG ATCACATAAAAGTTCTGGACTGGACAAAAAGAATACCATAATTGTCTCTGCGTCTGTTGGCTTGAAAGGTGACGAAAAAGATGAGAAACGGAGAGAG CAGTTTCTGAGGAATTTGGAGGCAAAATCAATTGCCAGAGAGGCCGAAAATGCACAACTTAGTGCAAAATCAAAG GACGAAAAGACGCCTGAGATTAGAAAGTTGCGACAATCTCACAACTTTAAGGCCAATCCTCTGCCATCTTTTTATAGACGTCAAGGAAAAGATAATCCAGAAAAG
- the LOC142520807 gene encoding uncharacterized protein LOC142520807 isoform X2: protein MDEPVKSDSRLEVSVSFGRFENDALSWEKWSTFSPNKYLDEAGSLSTPGSVAQKKAYFEAHYKKIATQKSEQLEQDNPMEPPVASSQEEPTIHNHNESSSGMHANFESCNGVVAHEAMADEAKGEEVSTLVADQGACSNGFTDIAILEEEKEEACSAVEDLNLMDEEAKKELNVLIADHWLNREEAVPAEEETPLKDPEHAEHPPKSKNIVEQVTEPRKRSSKINAGNINQKVTQNKKERNLTGTKIKVVSPAAKHSQASTPKYLKPSLISTPTSASLYGKKKLNRSMVVESKRAAPTSLHMSLSLGPAKSSTPFGMTRKSLIMEKMGDKDIVRRAFKSFQCQINGYPTDEKSSTLKQVSSTASEMKISHSLTPKKENQGLRIAAGKMVNLRKQPEQQSKPLLLGSHKSSGLDKKNTIIVSASVGLKGDEKDEKRREFLRNLEAKSIAREAENAQLSAKSKDEKTPEIRKLRQSHNFKANPLPSFYRRQGKDNPEKDSAGNKTVHRRPAAASSNR from the exons ATGGATGAGCCGGTGAAATCTGATTCTAGACTTGAAGTGTCAGTTTCATTTGGTAGGTTTGAGAACGATGCACTTTCTTGGGAGAAGTGGTCAACATTCTCTCCAAATAAGTATTTGGATGAAGCTGGAAGTTTATCAACTCCTGGATCTGTAGCCCAGAAGAAAGCATACTTTGAAGCCCACTACAAGAAGATTGCTACTCAAAAATCCGAGCAATTGGAGCAAGATAACCCAATGGAACCTCCTGTTGCTTCTAGTCAAGAAGAGCCAACAATCCATAATCATAATGAGAGTTCATCTGGGATGCATGCTAACTTTGAATCATGCAATGGTGTAGTTGCGCACGAAGCTATGGCCGATGAGGCAAAAGGTGAAGAGGTATCAACTCTAGTGGCTGATCAGGGAGCCTGCAGTAATGGCTTCACGGATATAGCCATTTTGGAAGAGGaaaaggaggaagcttgtagtgCTGTGGAGGATCTAAATCTTATGGATGAGGAAGCTAAGAAAGAGTTGAATGTTCTCATAGCTGATCACTGGTTGAACAGAGAAGAAGCTGTACCAGCTGAGGAAGAGACTCCTCTAAAGGATCCTGAACACGCAGAACATCCACCTAAAAGCAAGAATATAGTAGAACAAGTAACCGAACCAAGGAAACGAAGTTCCAAGATCAATGCAGGAAATATAAATCAAAAG GTAACCCAAAATAAAAAGGAGAGAAATTTGACTGGTACAAAAATTAAAGTTGTATCACCTGCTGCTAAGCATTCACAGGCTTCTACTCCTAAATATTTGAAGCCATCTTTAATTTCCACACCCACCTCTGCCTCCCTGTACGGAAAGAAGAAGTTGAACCGATCAATGGTGGTAGAAAGCAAGAGAGCTGCTCCAACATCCCTGCATATGTCTCTTAGCTTGGGGCCTGCAAAATCTTCAACTCCTTTCGGAATGACTAGGAAGTCTCTGATAATGGAGAAAATGGGGGATAAGGATATTGTTAGGCGAGCTTTTAAGAGTTTCCAGTGTCAAATAAATGGATATCCCACCGATGAAAAATCTAGTACATTAAAGCAG GTTTCATCAACAGCATCTGAGATGAAGATCTCCCATTCTCTAACTCCTAAAAAGGAAAATCAAGG ACTGAGAATTGCTGCAGGAAAGATGGTGAATCTAAGGAAACAGCCGGAACAGCAATCAAAGCCTTTGCTCTTGGG ATCACATAAAAGTTCTGGACTGGACAAAAAGAATACCATAATTGTCTCTGCGTCTGTTGGCTTGAAAGGTGACGAAAAAGATGAGAAACGGAGAGAG TTTCTGAGGAATTTGGAGGCAAAATCAATTGCCAGAGAGGCCGAAAATGCACAACTTAGTGCAAAATCAAAG GACGAAAAGACGCCTGAGATTAGAAAGTTGCGACAATCTCACAACTTTAAGGCCAATCCTCTGCCATCTTTTTATAGACGTCAAGGAAAAGATAATCCAGAAAAG